The genomic stretch TACCAAAGTGCAGCGCAAACGCAAAGAATGCCGGTACCAGCAGAAGGGGCAGAAACAGCCAGTACGGCTGGATGAACTTAGCGTTTCTTTTTACGAGACCGAGCGGTGAAAGCAGTGTGCTGATCGCAGATGGCAGGCCAATGGTCAGCAACCTGCGGTTGACCATCTTGGCAAACTCACGACTGAAGAGAATGCGAAACTGATGCAGAGCCGAGGTGTTTTTCAGGTGTTTCGATGAATCCTGATTGTCTGCCACGGGCGAGCTTTCGCCGCGAAACTCTGGGGGCTCTGCAAGATCGAGATCCGTAAACTCGCCAGAGGGAATGCGCTCGCGAAGTTGATCCGGCGTGCCATCGAATTTCAAGTCTCCACTTAGCACGAGCAGTACGCGGTCGAAGAACTCGAGGTGTGCCAGCCCATGCGTGATCACAATCACGGTGCACCCTTGATTGCTTAGCCCCCGCAATAGTCGCATCAGTTGAATCTCGCGTCCTTGATCCAATCCGCTGGCCGGTTCGTCCAACAGAAGCAGTCGCGGCTTGGAAATCAACTCCGATGCAATGCGTGCCCGCTTCGATTCACCGCCACTTAGCTGTGTGGGAAGTGCCTCCCATCGCGACTGAGGAATTTCCAGTCGTGAGAGAAGTTCGGTGATTTCACCGCGGGATGGCCGGTCGGTCGAGCGGGCTTCGCGGCGGAGATCGGCGCGATACTCAATCGACTGTCGAACGGTCAGGTCGGCATGCAGCACCTCTTCCTGTGGGACAAACCCTAACTGGGCCCGGTACGCCTCGGGGTCGCCATCGAAAGAGATCCCACCGACCGCAACGGAACCGCTGGCCTGCCCGCGTACGTTTCCCAGGATCGTATGCATCAGTGTCGACTTGCCGGCCCCACTTTGACCGGCAATCGCGACCATTTGTCCCGAGGTAATCGAGAGGGAAACGGGAGCGAGTCGGCCGTCGACGGCAATCTTTGAAAGCAGTAGGTCGGCTCCGTTAATCCCTGCGACTGGAATCAGCTGGGCATCTTCTTCATTGAAGATCCAGGCATACCCGTCGATCTGAATCAGGTTGCCCCCCACCAATCGTTGGGAAACGATCGGCTGTCGATCGACGAACGTTCCCCCAGGCGTATCGAGATCGACGATCCAGAACTCGCGTCGTACCTTTCGCCCGTTGGAATCGTCGCGTGGATATCGGCAAACAAACAGAGCATGATCCATTTCGACGGCCGAGTCAGGCACGACCTTGCATGGATCGTTCTGGCCATCGCTGCGCCGCCCCAAGGTGAGTGGTGTTCCCACATCGATCGCGACTTGGTCGGGGCAGAACCTTTCAATTGCTGGAACTGAAATGCGTGAGGGACTCGCGGCGAAGGCACGGGCACAGATTTCTACGTCGCCGCAGATGTGCGTGCCTGGCAGGGTGATCTCGATGGGCTCGCCTGCACGCTTGGCCGCGCAGTGAAATGGATTGCCGTCGAATGTTATCTCCAGCGAAGCTCCTTCCCCGAGCGGTATCGACTGGTGTTGGTGTGGATCAAGCGTCAGGTGACGCTCGGTGCCGAGCCATCGCAAAGTGATGTGCAGCTTAGCCTGGCGAGGAAGCGAAAGGGCATGGCTCCAGCGAGGATGCTCGCGCACGCAGGTCAGCGTGTGGTGACAATGCGCACACGCGGCGGCATCTGGCGGGTTGAACGTCAAGCATTCGGGACAAACGAGTCCCGTCACGCTGCTGCTGGACGCTTCCCTACTCATCGATTCTCTCGGCTTCGTAGTAACTGGTCACCTTCAGGTCGCGAATGTTCTCGGTGCCAATCAGAAGATGATTGTCGCTGAAATCGGTTAAAGAAGCGTTCCAGCTTCCGCGGGCCGACTTAACGAACAATTCGTCCTGCGAGTAACTGATCGAACAATCCTCGCCAGGGGTCAAGGTGGTGGTGATGCGACGACCGTTCTGCTCGGATTCGACGTGAACCTTCCCGCCGGTGATTCGCATCTGCATAGCATCGGACGTGTCAGTTACCGTGTCGGCGACTTTGGCGAGATTAAGCTTTCCTGAAACGGAAGCATCGAAGTGTATGCCCAGCATCCCGGAAACCTCCGAGGCATCGACTTCCCACTCTTCGCCTGCCCCTTTGTCCTGGCTGGGAAAGAGGTAGTAGTCCATCAACAGGCTGCTGTTGTAAGCGAGGTTTTCAAAGTCTCCCAAGGGAAGCGGATCTCCTTCGATCAGGTCGATGCCGATGATTCCCAGGTCGCGGACATAGGTGACTTTGAACTTGTGGCCAGAGAGTCGTTCGATACGCGCTAGCATCTCGACATCGTCGTCGACCTTGAGTGGGTTGCCTAAAAGCTTGATCCCATTGGTAAGGGTCCAGTGCAAGCCAGGGTCGACAGTGTTGACAATCTCGGCAATTCGGCGTGCG from Blastopirellula marina encodes the following:
- a CDS encoding ATP-binding cassette domain-containing protein; this encodes MSREASSSSVTGLVCPECLTFNPPDAAACAHCHHTLTCVREHPRWSHALSLPRQAKLHITLRWLGTERHLTLDPHQHQSIPLGEGASLEITFDGNPFHCAAKRAGEPIEITLPGTHICGDVEICARAFAASPSRISVPAIERFCPDQVAIDVGTPLTLGRRSDGQNDPCKVVPDSAVEMDHALFVCRYPRDDSNGRKVRREFWIVDLDTPGGTFVDRQPIVSQRLVGGNLIQIDGYAWIFNEEDAQLIPVAGINGADLLLSKIAVDGRLAPVSLSITSGQMVAIAGQSGAGKSTLMHTILGNVRGQASGSVAVGGISFDGDPEAYRAQLGFVPQEEVLHADLTVRQSIEYRADLRREARSTDRPSRGEITELLSRLEIPQSRWEALPTQLSGGESKRARIASELISKPRLLLLDEPASGLDQGREIQLMRLLRGLSNQGCTVIVITHGLAHLEFFDRVLLVLSGDLKFDGTPDQLRERIPSGEFTDLDLAEPPEFRGESSPVADNQDSSKHLKNTSALHQFRILFSREFAKMVNRRLLTIGLPSAISTLLSPLGLVKRNAKFIQPYWLFLPLLLVPAFFAFALHFGIHSDDQFVLPFFAILASIWMGASLSLLSIVNERTSFEHESVLFLHLWPFVAAKTLSLWLISAVQTLVFVGLLEPLRYWTDDPGLPNAFVAFVVLVLTGWAAVGMGMVISAVSGKSSSIANFLLPLMMILQIVFSAEVAGKGGNLQSAYGSFHLHRCEGKTNCVRRVEHRVPTNGQWLCEVCRGKLSTCRKTIEHKANASSVSERGIGPHVSAELRRCLDEQAVKSPSYDQAVNEDLPTTVAIAISYGTLSRYGDMALRSLDEEDPQTRDENGYNQWFWEAISILVVLAFALPGVTWFILWVQAGNRHSRLKRYLAHILPWRATSQTKNQPQHSP